Proteins co-encoded in one Enterobacter sp. R4-368 genomic window:
- the pqiB gene encoding intermembrane transport protein PqiB, translating to MENKSGEARVQKVRNWSPVWIFPIVTALIGAWILFYHYSHQGPEVTLITNNAEGIVGGKTTIKSRSVDVGVVESTTLTDDLTHVEIKARLNSGMEKLLHNDSVFWVVKPQVGREGISGLGTLLSGAYIELQPGVKGNAPERYNLLDSPPLAPPDAKGIRVILDSNKAGQLTAGDPVLFRGYRVGSVETSTFDTQKRTMSYQLFINAPNDRLVTSNVRFWKDSGIAVDLTSAGMRVEMGSLTTLFGGGVSFDVPEGLDLGQPVAENSAFKLYDDQRSIQDSLYTEHVDYLMFFKDSIRGLQPGAPVEFRGIRLGTVSKVPFFTEGMRQALNDDYRIPVLIRIEPERLANQLGEDPDMSAHLNALLKRGLRGSLKTGNIVTGALYVDLDFYNNAPAISGMHEFAGYPIIPTVSGGLAQIQQRLMDTLDKINNLPLNPMIQQATSTLSESQQTLKRLQTTLDNLNKLTASQSMQQLPADMQSTLRELNRSMQGFQPGSAAYNKMVADMQRLDQVLRELQPVLKTLNDKSNALVFEAKGKPDPQPKRAKE from the coding sequence ATGGAGAATAAGAGTGGGGAAGCCAGGGTGCAAAAGGTGAGAAACTGGTCACCGGTGTGGATTTTCCCGATTGTGACGGCACTGATTGGGGCCTGGATCCTTTTCTATCATTACAGCCATCAAGGCCCGGAAGTCACCCTGATCACCAATAACGCCGAAGGAATTGTCGGCGGTAAAACGACGATCAAAAGCCGCAGCGTGGACGTTGGCGTAGTGGAGAGTACGACGCTGACCGATGATCTTACCCATGTTGAAATCAAAGCGCGGCTCAATTCCGGCATGGAAAAGCTCCTGCATAATGATTCGGTATTCTGGGTGGTGAAACCGCAGGTGGGGCGCGAAGGTATCAGCGGGCTTGGTACGCTGCTTTCTGGTGCCTATATCGAACTTCAGCCCGGTGTAAAAGGCAATGCACCGGAGCGCTACAACTTGCTCGATTCGCCGCCGCTGGCACCGCCGGATGCGAAAGGTATCCGGGTGATCCTTGACAGTAATAAAGCGGGGCAATTAACGGCAGGCGATCCGGTGTTGTTCCGTGGCTATCGCGTGGGTTCAGTGGAAACCAGCACCTTTGATACGCAAAAACGGACCATGAGCTATCAGCTCTTTATTAATGCGCCGAACGATCGGCTGGTGACCAGCAATGTGCGTTTCTGGAAAGACAGCGGGATTGCCGTCGATCTCACCTCCGCCGGGATGCGCGTCGAGATGGGGTCGCTGACGACGCTGTTCGGCGGCGGTGTCAGCTTCGATGTGCCGGAAGGCCTGGATTTGGGGCAACCGGTGGCGGAAAACAGCGCTTTTAAGTTGTATGACGATCAGCGCAGCATTCAGGATTCGCTATACACCGAACATGTTGATTATCTGATGTTCTTTAAAGATTCGATCCGTGGCTTGCAACCCGGCGCGCCGGTTGAATTCCGCGGCATCCGCCTTGGTACGGTGAGCAAGGTGCCGTTCTTTACGGAAGGTATGCGCCAGGCGCTGAATGATGATTATCGTATTCCGGTTCTGATCCGTATTGAGCCGGAACGTCTGGCGAACCAACTGGGTGAAGATCCGGATATGAGCGCACATCTGAATGCGCTACTGAAGCGTGGTCTGCGAGGCTCGTTGAAGACCGGTAATATTGTTACCGGCGCGCTGTATGTTGATCTCGATTTTTACAATAATGCCCCTGCGATCAGTGGCATGCACGAGTTCGCTGGCTATCCCATCATCCCGACTGTGAGTGGTGGACTGGCGCAGATCCAGCAACGGCTAATGGATACGCTGGATAAAATTAACAATTTACCGTTGAACCCGATGATCCAGCAGGCGACGAGCACGCTATCTGAAAGCCAGCAAACGCTCAAACGTCTGCAAACGACGCTGGATAACCTCAACAAATTGACCGCCAGCCAGTCGATGCAGCAACTGCCTGCAGATATGCAGAGCACACTACGCGAACTTAACCGCAGTATGCAGGGCTTCCAGCCAGGTTCCGCCGCTTACAATAAAATGGTGGCGGATATGCAGCGCCTCGATCAGGTATTGCGTGAACTGCAACCGGTGCTGAAAACGCTCAACGATAAGAGCAACGCGCTGGTATTTGAAGCGAAAGGGAAACCCGATCCGCAGCCGAAGAGGGCAAAAGAATGA
- the ompA gene encoding porin OmpA: MKKTAIAIAVALAGFATVAQAAPKDNTWYTGGKLGWSQYHDKGAVWQNDGPTHESQLGAGAFGGYQVNPYVGFELGYDWLGRMPYKGDTVNGAFKAQGVQLTAKLGYPVTDDLDLYTRLGGMVWRADAQNNQGFKDHDTGVSPVFAGGVEWAVTRDIATRLEYQWVNNIGDASTVGARPDNGMLSVGVSYRFGQQEDAAPVVAAPAPAPAPEVQTKHFTLKSDVLFNFNKATLKPEGQQALDQLYGQLSNLDPKDGSVVVLGFTDRIGSDAYNQSLSEKRAQSVVDYLVSKGIPANKISARGMGKSNPVTGSTCDNVKPRAALIDCLAPDRRVEIEVKGSKDVVTQPQA; encoded by the coding sequence ATGAAAAAGACAGCTATCGCGATTGCAGTGGCACTGGCTGGTTTCGCTACCGTAGCGCAGGCCGCTCCGAAAGATAACACCTGGTATACAGGTGGTAAACTGGGTTGGTCCCAGTATCATGACAAAGGTGCGGTATGGCAGAACGATGGCCCGACCCACGAAAGCCAACTGGGTGCTGGTGCGTTCGGTGGCTACCAGGTTAACCCGTACGTAGGTTTCGAACTGGGCTATGACTGGCTGGGTCGTATGCCGTACAAAGGCGACACCGTTAACGGCGCGTTCAAAGCTCAGGGCGTTCAACTGACTGCTAAACTGGGTTACCCGGTAACTGACGATCTGGACCTGTACACTCGTCTGGGTGGTATGGTTTGGCGTGCAGACGCTCAGAACAACCAGGGCTTCAAAGATCACGATACCGGTGTTTCCCCGGTCTTCGCTGGTGGTGTTGAGTGGGCAGTTACTCGTGACATCGCTACCCGCCTGGAATACCAGTGGGTTAACAACATCGGTGATGCAAGCACCGTTGGTGCTCGTCCGGACAACGGTATGTTGAGCGTAGGTGTTTCCTACCGCTTCGGCCAGCAGGAAGACGCTGCTCCGGTAGTAGCTGCTCCGGCTCCGGCTCCGGCTCCGGAAGTGCAGACCAAACACTTCACTCTGAAGTCTGACGTTCTGTTCAACTTCAACAAAGCGACGCTGAAACCGGAAGGTCAGCAGGCGCTGGATCAGCTGTATGGTCAGCTGAGCAACCTGGATCCTAAAGACGGTTCCGTAGTGGTTCTGGGCTTCACCGACCGTATCGGTTCTGACGCTTACAACCAGAGCCTGTCTGAGAAACGTGCACAGTCCGTAGTTGATTACCTGGTTTCTAAAGGTATCCCGGCTAACAAAATCTCCGCACGTGGCATGGGTAAATCCAACCCGGTTACCGGCAGCACCTGTGACAACGTGAAACCGCGTGCAGCGCTGATCGACTGCCTGGCACCGGATCGTCGCGTAGAGATCGAAGTTAAAGGTAGCAAAGACGTTGTAACTCAGCCGCAGGCTTAA
- the fabA gene encoding bifunctional 3-hydroxydecanoyl-ACP dehydratase/trans-2-decenoyl-ACP isomerase — translation MVDKRESYTKEDLLASGRGELFGAKGPQLPAPNMLMMDRVVKMTETGGNFDKGYVEAELDINPDLWFFGCHFIGDPVMPGCLGLDAMWQLVGFYLGWLGGEGKGRALGVGEVKFTGQVLPTAKTVTYRIHFKRVVNRRLIMGLADGEVLVDGRVIYTAADLKVGLFQDTSNF, via the coding sequence ATGGTAGATAAACGCGAATCCTATACAAAAGAAGATCTTCTTGCCTCTGGTCGTGGCGAATTGTTTGGCGCAAAAGGCCCGCAATTGCCGGCACCGAACATGCTGATGATGGACCGTGTGGTCAAAATGACTGAAACCGGCGGTAACTTCGATAAAGGCTATGTTGAAGCTGAGCTGGATATCAACCCGGATCTGTGGTTTTTTGGCTGCCATTTCATTGGTGATCCGGTGATGCCAGGCTGTCTCGGCCTCGATGCAATGTGGCAACTGGTTGGTTTCTACCTGGGCTGGCTCGGCGGCGAAGGCAAAGGCCGCGCGCTGGGCGTTGGCGAAGTGAAATTCACCGGCCAGGTGCTGCCAACGGCGAAAACCGTGACTTACCGTATTCACTTTAAACGCGTTGTAAACCGTCGTTTGATCATGGGTCTGGCAGATGGCGAAGTGCTGGTTGATGGCCGCGTCATCTATACCGCCGCGGATCTGAAAGTAGGTCTGTTCCAGGATACGTCTAATTTCTGA
- a CDS encoding ABC transporter ATP-binding protein, producing the protein MSLISMHGAWLSFSDAPLLDNAELHIEENERVCLVGRNGAGKSTLMKILNREVNLDDGRIVYEQDLVVARLQQDPPRNVTGSVYDFVAEGIEEQAEYLKRYHEISHLVMSDPSDKNLAELARVQEMLDHHGLWQLENRINEVLAQLGLTADMSLSALSGGWLRKAALGRALVSGPRVLLLDEPTNHLDIETIDWLEGFLKSFGGTIIFISHDRSFIRNMATRIVDLDCGKLVSYPGNYDQYLLEKEEALRVEELQNAEFDRKLAQEEVWIRQGIKARRTRNEGRVRALKAMRRERSERREVMGSAKMQVEEASRSGKIVFEMEDVNYGIDGKVLVRNFSTQVQRGDKIALIGPNGCGKTTLLKLMLDQLKADSGRVHVGTKLEVAYFDQHRAELDPDKTVMDNLAEGKQEVLVNGKPRHILGYLQDFLFHPKRAMTPVRALSGGERNRLLLARLFLKPSNLLILDEPTNDLDVETLELLEELIDAYQGTVLLVSHDRQFVDNTVTECWIFEGDGQIGQYVGGYHDARGQQAASQMQKQDAAKKSMEAPVAKAETVKRNSNKLSYNLQRELEQLPQKLEQLEAQLGDLQAQVADASFFSQPHDHTQKVLADMASAEQALEEAFERWEYLEALKNGA; encoded by the coding sequence ATGTCATTAATCAGTATGCATGGCGCGTGGCTGTCATTCAGCGATGCGCCGCTTCTCGATAATGCTGAGCTGCATATCGAAGAAAACGAACGCGTGTGCCTTGTTGGGCGTAACGGCGCGGGGAAATCAACGCTGATGAAGATCCTCAACCGGGAAGTTAACCTGGATGATGGTCGCATTGTGTATGAGCAAGATTTGGTGGTGGCACGCCTGCAACAGGATCCGCCGCGTAATGTTACCGGCAGCGTCTACGATTTTGTCGCTGAAGGGATTGAAGAGCAGGCCGAGTATCTCAAGCGCTACCATGAGATTTCCCACCTGGTGATGAGCGATCCGAGCGATAAAAACCTCGCCGAGTTAGCGCGTGTGCAGGAGATGCTGGATCACCACGGTTTGTGGCAACTGGAAAACCGTATCAATGAAGTGCTGGCGCAGCTTGGGCTAACGGCGGACATGTCGCTCTCCGCCCTTTCCGGCGGCTGGTTGCGTAAGGCAGCGCTGGGGCGCGCGCTGGTGAGCGGTCCGCGAGTGCTGCTGCTCGACGAACCAACCAACCACCTGGATATTGAAACTATCGACTGGCTGGAAGGGTTCCTGAAATCTTTCGGCGGCACCATCATCTTTATCTCTCACGATCGTTCGTTTATTCGCAATATGGCGACGCGTATCGTCGACCTCGATTGCGGCAAGCTGGTTTCCTATCCGGGCAATTACGATCAATATCTGCTGGAGAAAGAAGAAGCCCTGCGCGTGGAAGAGCTGCAAAATGCGGAATTTGATCGCAAGCTGGCGCAGGAAGAGGTGTGGATCCGCCAGGGCATCAAGGCGCGTCGTACTCGTAACGAAGGCCGCGTCCGCGCGTTAAAAGCCATGCGCCGCGAGCGCAGTGAACGCCGTGAAGTGATGGGCAGCGCGAAGATGCAGGTGGAAGAGGCCTCCCGCTCCGGCAAGATTGTTTTCGAGATGGAAGACGTCAATTACGGCATCGATGGCAAAGTGCTGGTGCGCAATTTCTCCACGCAGGTGCAGCGCGGCGACAAAATCGCGCTGATCGGCCCGAACGGCTGCGGTAAGACTACGCTGCTCAAATTGATGCTGGATCAACTCAAAGCCGATAGCGGGCGTGTCCATGTCGGTACCAAGCTGGAAGTGGCCTATTTCGATCAGCACCGCGCCGAACTGGATCCGGATAAAACGGTGATGGACAACCTTGCTGAAGGTAAGCAAGAAGTGCTGGTGAACGGCAAGCCGCGCCACATTCTGGGCTACTTGCAGGACTTTCTGTTCCATCCGAAACGGGCGATGACGCCGGTACGTGCGCTCTCTGGCGGGGAACGTAACCGACTGTTGCTGGCGCGTTTGTTCCTGAAACCCAGCAACCTGTTAATTCTCGATGAACCAACCAACGATCTGGATGTTGAAACGCTGGAACTGCTGGAAGAGCTTATCGATGCCTATCAGGGTACGGTTCTGCTGGTGAGCCACGATCGTCAGTTCGTTGATAATACCGTGACCGAATGCTGGATCTTCGAAGGCGACGGCCAGATTGGTCAGTATGTTGGCGGCTATCACGATGCCCGTGGTCAGCAGGCGGCGTCGCAGATGCAAAAACAGGACGCCGCGAAAAAAAGTATGGAAGCGCCGGTAGCCAAAGCAGAAACTGTCAAACGCAACAGTAACAAACTAAGCTATAACCTGCAGCGTGAACTGGAACAATTACCGCAAAAGCTGGAACAACTGGAAGCACAACTTGGGGATTTGCAAGCGCAGGTCGCCGATGCCAGTTTCTTTAGCCAGCCGCACGACCATACGCAGAAAGTCTTAGCCGATATGGCTTCGGCGGAGCAAGCGCTTGAGGAAGCGTTTGAACGCTGGGAGTATCTGGAGGCTCTGAAAAACGGCGCATAA
- the pqiA gene encoding membrane integrity-associated transporter subunit PqiA, whose product MCEHHHTTRHILCSQCDMLVALPPLQHGQKAACPRCGTTLATEWDAPRQRPTAYAIVALFMLLLSNLFPFVNMKVAGVASEVTLLEIPGVMFSEDYASLGTFFLLFVQFVPAFCLVTILLLVNRVRMDFRLKIGLARVLFQLKSWGMAEIFLAGVLVSFVKLMAYGDIGIGSSFIPWCLFCLLQLRAFQCVDRHWLWDDIAPAPAVAQPLHVGVPGIRQGLRSCPCCTAIVAIDQPVCPRCHTHGYARRRNSIQWTLALLMTAIMLYLPANILPIMVTDLLGDRMPSTILAGVILLWSEGSYPVALVIFIASIMVPTLKMIGIAWLCIDAKGHGKRDCERMHFIYEIVEFVGRWSMIDVFVIAVLSALVRMGGLMNIYPAMGALMFALVVIITMFAAMTFDPRLSWDREPQTHHEESLKHGE is encoded by the coding sequence ATGTGTGAACACCACCACACCACTCGCCACATTCTCTGTTCGCAATGTGACATGCTGGTGGCGTTACCGCCGCTGCAACATGGACAAAAAGCGGCGTGCCCGCGTTGTGGGACAACGCTTGCGACCGAGTGGGACGCGCCGCGGCAGCGTCCCACTGCGTATGCTATCGTCGCGCTGTTTATGCTATTGCTCTCCAACCTTTTTCCCTTCGTAAACATGAAAGTAGCAGGCGTTGCCAGTGAGGTGACGCTGCTGGAAATTCCTGGTGTGATGTTCTCGGAAGATTACGCCAGCCTCGGCACTTTCTTTCTGTTGTTCGTGCAGTTTGTGCCGGCGTTTTGCCTGGTGACGATCCTGCTGTTGGTTAACCGCGTGCGGATGGATTTTCGCCTGAAAATTGGCCTTGCCCGCGTGTTATTCCAGCTTAAAAGTTGGGGAATGGCGGAGATTTTCCTCGCCGGGGTGTTGGTCAGTTTCGTCAAACTGATGGCTTATGGTGATATTGGCATCGGCAGCAGTTTCATTCCCTGGTGCCTGTTCTGTCTGTTGCAACTGCGGGCGTTTCAATGCGTAGACCGCCACTGGCTGTGGGACGACATTGCGCCAGCGCCAGCTGTTGCGCAGCCGCTGCATGTCGGTGTACCAGGTATCCGCCAGGGGCTGCGGTCCTGCCCATGTTGCACGGCGATAGTGGCGATTGACCAGCCGGTTTGCCCACGTTGCCATACTCATGGCTATGCGCGTCGGCGCAACAGTATTCAGTGGACGCTGGCGCTGCTGATGACCGCCATCATGCTCTATTTACCCGCCAATATTTTGCCCATCATGGTGACCGACCTGTTGGGCGACCGCATGCCGTCGACCATTCTGGCCGGGGTGATTTTGCTGTGGAGCGAGGGGTCGTATCCGGTTGCGTTAGTGATTTTTATCGCCAGCATTATGGTGCCGACGCTGAAAATGATTGGCATCGCCTGGCTGTGTATTGATGCGAAAGGGCACGGAAAGCGCGATTGCGAACGCATGCATTTTATTTATGAAATAGTGGAATTCGTTGGGCGCTGGTCAATGATCGACGTGTTTGTTATTGCCGTACTGTCTGCACTGGTGCGGATGGGGGGGCTGATGAATATTTATCCTGCGATGGGTGCGCTGATGTTTGCGCTGGTCGTTATTATCACGATGTTTGCGGCAATGACTTTCGACCCGCGTCTGAGCTGGGATCGCGAGCCACAAACGCACCATGAGGAGTCGTTAAAGCATGGAGAATAA
- the sulA gene encoding SOS-induced cell division inhibitor SulA gives MYTSGYANRSTTLASTLNKLNHVEPSSITTGLISEMVYREDQPWMTQLLLLPLLQQLGQQSRWQLWLTPQQKLSREWVQSAGLPLTKVMQVNQLSPSVTLDSMIRALRTGNYSVVIGWHSEELTAEEHRQLAMAAEEGNAIGFVMRPVRHDPLAARQLSGIKIHSNLYH, from the coding sequence ATGTACACTTCAGGCTATGCGAATCGTTCGACAACACTCGCTTCAACACTCAACAAATTGAATCACGTTGAGCCTTCCAGCATCACTACCGGGCTGATTAGCGAAATGGTCTATCGTGAGGACCAGCCCTGGATGACGCAGCTTCTTTTACTGCCTTTACTGCAGCAACTCGGGCAACAATCCCGTTGGCAGCTGTGGTTGACACCTCAACAAAAACTCAGCCGTGAGTGGGTGCAATCCGCTGGGTTACCCCTCACCAAGGTGATGCAGGTGAACCAGCTTTCTCCAAGCGTAACACTGGACTCAATGATTCGTGCATTGCGCACCGGCAACTATAGCGTCGTTATTGGCTGGCATTCTGAAGAGCTGACTGCAGAGGAACATCGCCAATTAGCTATGGCGGCAGAAGAAGGCAATGCGATAGGCTTCGTTATGCGACCTGTACGCCACGATCCTCTGGCTGCGAGACAGCTTTCCGGGATAAAAATTCACTCAAATTTGTATCATTGA
- a CDS encoding TfoX/Sxy family DNA transformation protein, producing the protein MEDLSYQRIYQSREYLMPLGTICHRAHFGGYSLSVDKTVFAMVAEGELYLRACDESAQYTVTQDAPLLVFNKRGRQVSLNYYFVSESVWRDRSLLLQLSALSLDAARRDKDRRSARKRLRDLPNLTFQLEAQLHEAGVLDAHTLRMLGAKVCWLRLRKSNKHLSAKVLLALEGAIVGLHEAALPAPRRRELMEWFNGVIKKGASPY; encoded by the coding sequence ATGGAAGACCTATCTTATCAACGGATATATCAGTCACGCGAATACCTCATGCCTCTCGGCACAATTTGTCACCGCGCTCATTTTGGTGGTTACAGCTTGTCAGTGGATAAAACTGTTTTCGCGATGGTTGCAGAAGGGGAACTTTACCTTCGCGCTTGCGACGAGAGTGCGCAATATACGGTTACGCAAGATGCCCCTTTACTGGTATTCAACAAACGTGGGCGTCAGGTTTCGTTAAATTACTACTTCGTTAGCGAGAGTGTGTGGCGCGATCGTTCGTTACTTCTGCAACTTTCGGCTCTGTCACTTGATGCTGCGCGGCGTGATAAAGATCGGCGCAGTGCCAGAAAACGGTTACGCGATCTGCCTAACCTTACTTTTCAACTTGAAGCTCAACTTCATGAAGCGGGAGTACTGGATGCACATACACTGCGAATGCTCGGGGCAAAAGTTTGTTGGCTTAGATTGAGAAAATCAAACAAGCATCTGAGCGCGAAAGTGCTTCTTGCACTCGAGGGCGCAATTGTTGGGCTTCACGAAGCGGCGTTACCGGCGCCGCGACGCCGGGAACTGATGGAGTGGTTTAACGGCGTAATCAAGAAAGGAGCGAGTCCTTACTGA
- a CDS encoding Lon protease family protein, with product MTITKLEWNDLVPDTSSYQEVFESSELARETDFSLADTQPRLQYALEQLLYPQATSRFLLAKAPEEAEYLALIASATEMLIPEARPFSGGQYHVNGSAIRFEPSADAQANFIGSKPTAIADWVEAEQLFGCLRQFNQEITLQPGLVHQANGGVLVISLRTLLAQPLLWMRLKTMVMQRRFDWVSFDESRPLPVTVPSMPMDLKVILVGERESLADFQEMEPELASQAIYSEYEETLQIADAETMSIWRQWVEQTARDAHLPAPAADAWTTLIREAVRYTGDQETLPLCPMWLSRQLREVAAMSTDETFSGEEFQTMLAQREWREGFLAERMQDEILLEQILIETEGERIGQINALSVIEFPGHPRAFGEPSRISCVVHVGDGEFNDIERKAELGGNIHAKGMMIMQAFLMAELELEQQIPFSASLTFEQSYSEVDGDSASMAELCALISALSEVPLNQSIAITGSVDQFGRSQPVGGLNEKIEGFFTICQQRQLTGKQGVIIPSANVRHLCLQQELLDAIQAQQFFIWAVDDMMDALPLLTGLPWDAEGQNNLKQLIQERIAQATQQDARHRFPWPLRWLNWFIRN from the coding sequence TTGACCATTACAAAACTTGAATGGAACGACCTGGTTCCTGATACCAGCAGCTATCAGGAAGTGTTTGAATCGTCCGAATTAGCCCGCGAAACGGACTTCTCCCTGGCCGATACGCAACCCCGATTACAGTACGCGCTGGAGCAATTGCTCTATCCGCAGGCGACGTCACGCTTTTTGCTGGCTAAAGCGCCAGAAGAAGCCGAATATCTTGCGCTTATCGCCAGCGCCACCGAAATGCTCATCCCTGAAGCCCGCCCATTTTCTGGCGGCCAATATCATGTCAATGGTTCGGCAATTCGCTTCGAACCTTCGGCTGATGCCCAGGCAAATTTTATCGGCAGCAAACCCACCGCGATCGCCGATTGGGTAGAAGCAGAACAACTTTTCGGCTGCCTTCGCCAGTTTAATCAGGAAATCACGTTGCAACCCGGCCTCGTCCACCAGGCAAACGGTGGAGTGCTGGTTATTTCCTTACGTACTCTGCTTGCACAGCCACTGCTATGGATGCGCCTGAAAACGATGGTAATGCAGCGCCGTTTTGACTGGGTTTCCTTTGATGAATCGCGCCCTCTGCCTGTCACTGTGCCGTCCATGCCAATGGATCTGAAAGTCATCCTCGTGGGTGAACGTGAATCACTCGCGGATTTCCAGGAAATGGAGCCGGAACTCGCATCGCAGGCCATTTACAGCGAATACGAAGAAACGCTGCAAATTGCGGATGCCGAAACCATGTCCATATGGCGTCAGTGGGTCGAGCAAACCGCTCGCGATGCGCACTTGCCCGCCCCTGCGGCTGATGCATGGACAACACTCATTCGCGAAGCCGTCCGCTACACCGGCGATCAAGAAACGTTACCTCTTTGCCCAATGTGGTTGTCTCGGCAACTGCGAGAAGTGGCAGCGATGTCCACCGATGAAACCTTTAGCGGGGAAGAGTTCCAGACAATGCTTGCGCAGCGAGAATGGCGTGAAGGCTTCCTGGCGGAGCGCATGCAGGATGAGATCCTGCTTGAGCAAATCCTGATCGAAACCGAAGGAGAACGCATCGGTCAGATCAATGCACTGTCCGTTATCGAGTTTCCGGGACATCCACGTGCCTTTGGTGAACCCTCGCGAATCAGTTGTGTGGTACATGTTGGCGATGGCGAGTTTAACGATATTGAACGCAAAGCTGAGCTGGGCGGTAATATCCACGCCAAAGGCATGATGATCATGCAAGCGTTCCTGATGGCGGAACTGGAGCTGGAACAACAGATCCCCTTCTCCGCCTCACTGACTTTTGAACAATCATACAGCGAAGTCGACGGTGATAGCGCATCAATGGCTGAACTGTGCGCATTAATCAGCGCGCTATCTGAAGTTCCGCTTAATCAGAGCATTGCGATCACAGGCTCGGTGGATCAATTTGGTCGCTCCCAGCCGGTCGGCGGGCTGAATGAAAAAATCGAAGGCTTCTTCACTATTTGTCAGCAGCGCCAGCTCACTGGCAAGCAAGGGGTGATTATTCCCTCGGCAAATGTACGCCATCTCTGCCTGCAACAGGAACTTCTGGATGCTATCCAGGCGCAGCAATTTTTCATCTGGGCAGTAGATGACATGATGGATGCGCTACCCTTATTAACGGGTTTGCCGTGGGATGCCGAAGGGCAAAACAACCTTAAGCAACTCATCCAGGAACGTATCGCGCAGGCAACACAACAGGATGCGCGCCACCGCTTCCCGTGGCCGCTTCGCTGGTTGAACTGGTTTATCCGAAACTGA
- the matP gene encoding macrodomain Ter protein MatP produces the protein MKYQQLENLESGWKWKYLVKKHREGELITRYIEASAAKDAVDLLLTLENEPVQVNDWIVQHINPSLINRMKQTIRARRKRHFNAEHQHTRKKSIDLEFVVWQRLAGLAQRRGKTLSETIVQLIEDAEHKEKYASQMSTLKHDLQALLGKE, from the coding sequence ATGAAATATCAACAACTGGAAAATCTCGAAAGCGGCTGGAAATGGAAGTATCTGGTAAAAAAGCATCGTGAAGGGGAATTAATCACGCGCTACATAGAAGCCAGTGCCGCTAAGGATGCGGTCGATTTATTGTTGACACTCGAAAATGAACCCGTACAGGTCAACGACTGGATTGTGCAGCATATCAATCCGTCATTGATTAACCGGATGAAGCAAACTATTCGCGCCCGCCGCAAGCGGCATTTTAATGCCGAACATCAGCATACGCGTAAAAAATCGATCGACCTGGAATTTGTAGTCTGGCAGCGTCTGGCTGGGTTAGCGCAGCGCAGGGGGAAAACGCTTTCTGAAACGATTGTGCAGTTGATCGAAGATGCCGAGCACAAGGAAAAGTATGCATCACAGATGTCTACGCTGAAACATGACCTGCAGGCATTACTTGGGAAAGAATAG
- the rmf gene encoding ribosome modulation factor has protein sequence MKRQKRDRLERAHQRGYQAGITGRPKEMCPYQTLNQRSEWLGGWREAMEDRAVIA, from the coding sequence ATGAAGAGACAAAAACGCGATCGCCTGGAACGGGCACATCAACGTGGTTATCAGGCTGGTATTACCGGGCGTCCGAAGGAAATGTGTCCCTACCAAACCCTGAATCAAAGGTCCGAGTGGCTGGGAGGCTGGCGGGAGGCCATGGAGGACAGGGCAGTCATTGCCTGA
- the pqiC gene encoding membrane integrity-associated transporter subunit PqiC codes for MKKSALAILALLLTACSSGGDNKSYYQLPSPSQVKAQAMAGQNQGNRQLWVEQVSVPDFLAGNGVVYQTSDVQYVIATNNLWASPLDQQLRNTLVSNLSNQLPGWVVASQPLGSEQDTLNVTVTGFHGRYDGRVIVSGEWLLKHQGQLIKRPFHIELKQQQDGYDEMVKTLAQGWQQEAVSIANALNRLP; via the coding sequence ATGAAAAAGAGCGCATTAGCGATACTGGCTCTGTTGCTGACAGCCTGCAGTAGCGGCGGTGATAACAAAAGCTACTATCAGCTGCCTTCGCCGTCGCAAGTAAAGGCGCAGGCGATGGCCGGGCAAAACCAGGGGAATCGTCAGTTATGGGTAGAACAGGTTTCGGTACCTGATTTTCTCGCGGGGAATGGCGTGGTGTACCAGACCAGCGATGTGCAATACGTCATTGCTACGAACAATTTGTGGGCCAGCCCGCTCGATCAGCAACTGCGTAACACGCTGGTATCCAATCTGAGCAATCAACTGCCTGGCTGGGTGGTTGCATCGCAGCCGCTAGGCAGTGAACAAGATACGCTAAACGTAACTGTGACCGGTTTTCATGGTCGCTATGATGGGCGAGTGATTGTAAGCGGCGAATGGTTACTTAAACACCAGGGACAACTGATTAAGCGCCCCTTCCATATTGAGCTGAAACAGCAGCAGGATGGCTATGATGAAATGGTGAAAACGCTGGCTCAGGGCTGGCAGCAAGAGGCTGTCAGTATTGCGAATGCGCTAAATCGTCTGCCATAA